In one Moritella sp. 5 genomic region, the following are encoded:
- a CDS encoding TIGR02285 family protein: protein MTIYKINYICFIVIFLYVGQVSANANKTITWYKPEFPPLSIVHGPYSGKGYSDQIESYLINRMEDFDSQVLISPFKRTLRDMKKGLNACSVTLLKTPEREKFIIFSKPARLLLPNSLVVRKNDLPKFNDFKDKLGRVSLEKIIQSGGMRLGYSNGRSYTKPIDALLDKYKGSESIIERVGNEGPKGLLRMLIKGNIDAMFAQPVESQFHGRAIGVSDDIALLPISEIKDYTIGYIGCSKTPWGEAVIKKINTLLVKAVKRDDFRSFYEYFLDDDSKIRYRKVYSDFLNSDKINLPT from the coding sequence ATGACAATTTATAAAATAAATTATATCTGCTTTATCGTTATTTTTTTATATGTGGGTCAGGTATCAGCAAATGCAAATAAAACTATTACATGGTACAAACCAGAATTCCCACCTTTAAGCATTGTTCATGGACCTTATTCTGGAAAAGGATATTCAGACCAGATTGAAAGTTACCTGATTAATCGAATGGAAGATTTTGACTCTCAGGTACTAATCTCACCGTTTAAACGCACGTTGCGTGATATGAAAAAGGGGTTAAATGCTTGCTCAGTTACTTTACTTAAAACTCCTGAACGTGAAAAATTTATTATTTTTAGCAAACCCGCACGACTGCTGTTACCCAACAGTCTTGTCGTACGTAAAAATGATTTACCGAAATTTAATGATTTTAAAGATAAATTAGGACGTGTATCCCTTGAAAAAATAATTCAATCTGGCGGGATGCGTCTTGGCTATTCAAATGGTCGCTCTTATACCAAACCGATCGATGCTCTTCTAGATAAATATAAAGGATCTGAGAGCATTATCGAAAGGGTCGGTAATGAAGGTCCAAAAGGCTTATTGAGAATGTTAATTAAAGGGAATATAGACGCCATGTTTGCTCAACCTGTTGAAAGTCAATTCCATGGGCGCGCCATCGGAGTATCTGATGATATCGCCCTACTACCAATCAGTGAAATTAAAGATTATACGATCGGTTATATTGGCTGCTCTAAGACACCTTGGGGTGAGGCTGTTATAAAAAAGATTAACACTTTGCTGGTTAAAGCGGTAAAACGCGATGACTTTAGAAGTTTCTACGAATATTTTTTGGATGACGATTCAAAAATACGTTACCGAAAAGTTTATAGTGATTTTTTAAACTCAGATAAAATTAACCTACCAACATGA